In the genome of Planctomyces sp. SH-PL62, the window CGCCGCCGGGTCCAAGGCGGAGTATCTCCTCCGGCCCGACCTCGGCCGCTCACTCCGTCCCGAGGCCCGCGCCGAGGTCGCGGCCCGCCGCGCCATCGGCGCCGATCTCCAGATCGTCCTGGGCGACGGCCTCTCCGCGGCGGCCCTGATCGCGCAGACTCCGGGCCTCCTGCCCCGTCTCGCCGAGGAGTCGAGCACGGCCAGGCTCGGCCTGGGCCTTCCGTTCTTCGTGCGTCACTGCCGGGTCGGAGTCATGAACGACGTCGGCGACCTGCTCGATCCGGCGGTCGTCATACTCCTGATCGGCGAGCGCCCGGGGCTGGCCACGGCCGAGAGCCTCTCGGCTTACCTGGCCTTCCGCCCGCGATCGGGCCACGACGACTCGCGCCGGAACCTCATCTCCAACATCCACGCTCGCGGCATCCCCATCGACCAGGCCGCCGCCCGGATCGTCGATCTGGCCCGTCGGATGATCGCCGGGCGCGTCAGCGGCGTCGCGATCAAGGAGACCTGGTCGCCGTCCCTTTCAGGCCCCGCGAAGCGCTCGATCGAGCCGTCCTGACCCACGTGTCCGCGAGCCGAACGTCTAACCGAGCCGATCCAGCCAGCCGCGTTCCTGCGCATCGAGCTGGGCGAGGCACTCGTCCGAGGTCTCGGCGGTCGCCAGCACGCTGAGGATCGGCTCGCCGGGCTCGATCCTCGTCCCTTCTTGGGGGACGTCGGCGATCGGGGGCGTCGCGAAGGGAGCGTCGACCGACCAGCGGGGAACCTCCACCTTCGGGAACCTGACCGGGCACCGGGCGTAGACGACCCGCTTGCCGACGACCGGCGCCCGACGACTCGGTCCGAGCTCTTCGACGAGTTCGCCCTCCACGCACGCGCGGACGTGGTCCCGAAGCAGGACGCGGCCCGACGACAGCTCGAACAACTCGACTGACGCCGTGTAGCGAGGGTTCACCTCGACGACCCACGGTCGACCGGCGTTCAGGATGAAATCGACGCCGAACAGGCCGACGAGCCCGAAGGCGCCGGCGAGAGCCTCGCCGATGCGGCCGAGTTCCGCGTCCGTCGCCTCGCTCAACCCCCAGGGCGCAATCCCGCCGCGATAGAGGAATGGCGCGTCCGGCGCCCC includes:
- the eutC gene encoding ethanolamine ammonia-lyase subunit EutC — protein: MSDLLPDRPEPDSDDLLARVRLRTPARVLTGRAGGSYKTATWLELRGDHAAARDAVRADVDLERDFGRPFLDRWDLFEVATAAGSKAEYLLRPDLGRSLRPEARAEVAARRAIGADLQIVLGDGLSAAALIAQTPGLLPRLAEESSTARLGLGLPFFVRHCRVGVMNDVGDLLDPAVVILLIGERPGLATAESLSAYLAFRPRSGHDDSRRNLISNIHARGIPIDQAAARIVDLARRMIAGRVSGVAIKETWSPSLSGPAKRSIEPS